The genomic stretch AAGGTCAATAAGGGGGAAAGAGGGGAACTAGAAAGGAAGGGAGAGAAGAAAGGTAGCACCGCCTCCCGGGGTATCGTTAAGGGTCAGCGCACCATCCTGCATTTCTGCAAGCTCCTTTGCAATGCTCAGTCCCAGTCCGTAATGGCTTTTATCCTGTCTTGAGCTGTCACCTCGATAGAAACGTAAGAATACCTCTTTTTTCTTACCCTCCGGTATACCGCTGCCATGATCTTCGATTTCTATAAATAGCCTTTTTTTCTTCGTATAGGCTCTGATAATAACAGTGTCACCTTCTCTGGAATAAGCGGCAGCATTATCGATAAGAACGGCCAGAATCTGCATTATCCGTTCTTTGTCACCCTGGATTCCGGGAAGCATTTCATCTTCCAGCAACAGCTTCAGTTCCATGGATTTTTCTTTCAGAAAAGGGTAGAAGAGGTCATAGGTTTCTATTAACAGGGTATCCATATCCAGAAGTTCCCTCTTTAACTGCCAGTGTTTGGCATCTGATGCGGCAAGTAACAGCATGTCTTCTATCAAACCTGCCATACGGCTGCATTCCTTATCTATATTGCCCAGATAGTGGGGAGAATTCTCTTCATCGATTCTGGCGGCTGAGAGACTGGCGCGAATAACCGCAAGTGGTGATTTCAGCTCATGAGAGGCAGCAGCTATGAATTCTGTCTGTTGCCGTCTGCTCTCTTCCACGGGTTTTAAGGACTTGCCTACGATCCAATAACTAACGAGGAATAAGGCACCGATACCAAGAACATCCGTGAGGATAAGAAATATTATTTGCCCTGGATTAAGAAAGGCGGAGATATCCAGTGGCTGAAGCAGAACCAGACTTCGAACCCCCTTTCCAACGGGTACTACAAATACAGCACCCAGATAACGTTCTCTGGAATTTCCTTTTATTTCATAGGTCCTGCTTTCCACTTCGCTTAAAGACACGGGTCTTGAAGCGGTATCTATTGTATCCTCCTCCGCAGCTTTTTTCAGCTTCTGTATGAGGATATTTCGGTCAGTAAGCGGAGCAAAAGCGCCATGAAATAAAAGAGGAATTCCATTATCCTCTATATGTATGATAAAATGATTTTTCGTTTCCAGCTGAGACAGCCATAGGTGGCTGAAGCTGTTGTCCATCTGTACATTTTTGGATACAGTGGAAAAGTTGCTCCGAAAATTAAAGTACTTATCCTTTATTAACTGCTGATTAT from Anaerocolumna sp. AGMB13020 encodes the following:
- a CDS encoding sensor histidine kinase, encoding MLNSLKKKLILLYTTSTGFILTATLLFVMLNNNQQLIKDKYFNFRSNFSTVSKNVQMDNSFSHLWLSQLETKNHFIIHIEDNGIPLLFHGAFAPLTDRNILIQKLKKAAEEDTIDTASRPVSLSEVESRTYEIKGNSRERYLGAVFVVPVGKGVRSLVLLQPLDISAFLNPGQIIFLILTDVLGIGALFLVSYWIVGKSLKPVEESRRQQTEFIAAASHELKSPLAVIRASLSAARIDEENSPHYLGNIDKECSRMAGLIEDMLLLAASDAKHWQLKRELLDMDTLLIETYDLFYPFLKEKSMELKLLLEDEMLPGIQGDKERIMQILAVLIDNAAAYSREGDTVIIRAYTKKKRLFIEIEDHGSGIPEGKKKEVFLRFYRGDSSRQDKSHYGLGLSIAKELAEMQDGALTLNDTPGGGATFLLSLPF